The DNA window CGTTAGCAATGTGGTCTATCAGGGGCTCGCATCGGGCATAGGCCGCGTCTCCGTCGATGCAAAGGGCGGAGCCGACACAATACTTGCTGTCCGCGGCAATGTCGTGCCCGTCGTTCCGATGACCCTCCATGGTGGCGATGGACAGGATACCCTTCAGGGCGGCAATGGCGGCGACGCCCTCTTTGGCGACGGTGACAATGACGTCCTTTACTTCAGCGGTGGTGCCGACACTTACAACGGCGGTGCTGGCGTAGATGCCGCCAACTTCGGAGTGTCCCTCAACAGCCTCTTCGTTTCCGCTGACGGCGTTGCAGACGACGGCCTGGTCGGCTTGAGCATCAAGAGCAACGTGATGCCCGACGTCGAGGATCTCATCGGAGGACGCGGCCCTGACACCCTCAAATCATCGCCTTCTGCATCGCGAACCACGCTCAACGGCCTGGAAGGGGACGATACCCTCATCGGCGCAGACGGCGTCGACTTCCTAATCGGACTGACCGGCAATGACACGCTGAAGGGCAACGGGGCAAACGACTTCCTCTACGGCGGCGACGGGAATGACACGCTGCTTGGGGGCGAGGGCGACGACCAGCTCTACGGCGGAGCCGCCAACGATACACTCGACGGCAACGGGGGCCAGAACAGACTATGGGGCGATGGCGGCGTCGATCAGTTGACCGGCATCACGGGTGAAGACCTGCTCGACGGTGGCGGCGGAAACGACGTGCTGGCGGTCACCTTCAACCTCAGTAGTTTCGTTCGGAACCGAGGTCGCTCCGTCGCCGGCGCTGGGGCGTACGCCAACAGTTCGACAGGTATTGACAAGCTCAACCTGAAGCTGGACGTCGGGAGGTTTATCACCGACGGCGTTCGCCCGATCGTCGAAAAGATTCAGACCGTCACGAAGCCGCTTCAGCCGCTCGTCGACTTCTATGAAAGGCAGATTCCGGTAATCCAGATCTTCGATTCCAGTCAGACGTTTGGGAAGGTGCTCGACAGCAAGAGCCTGCTCGACGGCAAGCTCAATATCTTCGTCAAGGCGATCAAGCTCGTTAACGGGCTCAACTTTGATAGCCTCACCGGAGCACTAGACCTGGGTGCCTACAACGTCACTTACAGCGGCGTCACGCGGCTGGGCGGCGATCCGTTCAAGAACTCCTTTATTGCAGACTTGGTCAATAAGCTCGAGGGCGCAGGCTTGGCGTTCCCGATTTTCCAAGACTCGACCAACGCCGCCAAGATGGTGTTGGGCCAGAACATCGATCTGGTTACCTATACACTCCCGCCAATCGGTGCCACCTTCGCCGAGTTCCAGATTGCCAAGGCCAACTTCCAGATAGGTCCGGTGCCGGTGACGGCGGCGATCTACGGAATGGCAGGGTTCTCGGCCTCCGGCACGGTCGGATTCGATCTGACCGGCATTCGGTCGGGCAATCTTGTCGACGGCTTCTACGTGTCGTCGACGACCTCCGCATCGGTATGGATCGGCGTGAGCGCGACGGCAGGCATCGGCTTCAACTACGACGTCGCCAAGGCAAGCGTGGGTGTTTTCGGCGGGATCAAGGGCACACTTACCATGTCGATCAACGACCCCAACCACGACGGAAAGGTTCGCTTGAGCGAGTTTAACGCGAGCAAACCGTTCACGTTCTCGGCGGGTATCGGTTACAGCTTCGGCCTATACGCCGACTGGAAAATCCTGTGGTGGGGAGGGCACGCTGAACACACGATCGCCAGCGGCACGTTTGCTCTCGTCTGAATAGCTACACCGGCGGTCGGCTGAGCCGTTGCGGGGCCGGCTGACCGATCAACGAGTCGGAGCCTCGAACTGGTGCAGGACGGGCCTCCATCCGACGGCAAAGGATTGAGGCTCGTCCGGCACTATTCATCCCGTCGTATCGAGAAACGCGGCGTCGTTTTGCCACCGAATCCCCTTCGTTGCCTTCCGACGTCTCGCACTTTACTTTGCCGGTTGCGTCGCCGGCGTGCCGGGCAGCCTCAGCACGTTGTCCTTGTGCCCTTCGCGCACGGCAAGCTTCGCGATCAGGTCCTTCAGCTTGGCCTGCTCCTCGGGGTTCTCCGGCAACGGCTCCTTACCGAACGCCGGCAGCAGCTTGTCCCAGACGACGTTCAGCTCGGCCTGCATATCCTTGGTGTCGGCGGTGATCGCGACGACCGCATCCTGCTCGGGCATTACGACGCAGAACTGACCGAACGCGCCGTCGCCGCGGAAAGCGCCGTGGCGGCAGCGCCAGAACTGGAAGCCGTAGCCCTGGTCCCAGTCGCGGGTGGGGTCACTGCCGTTGGACGTTTGCCGCGCGGTCGCCATCTCGACCCATTTCTCGGGAACAAGCTGCTTGCCCTCCCACTTGCCCTTCTGCAGGTAAAGCTGGCCGAACTTGGCGACGTCTTCGGTGCGGATCATCAGGCCCCATCCGCCGGTGCTCACGCCCTGCGGGCTCGACAGCCAAGTGGGGTTCGCGATGCCAAGGGGTTCAAAAAGGCGAGGCTTGAGGTATTCCAGCACGGTCTGGCCAGTCACCTTTTGCACAATCGCGCTGCACATATACGTGCCCGGCGAGTTGTAGAGAAAGTGCGTACCCGGTTTGAACTCGACAGGGTGGTTCAGAAAGGTCTTCACCCAAGGCTCGTCGGCGGTGAACTTCGGCTCGGTCTGATGGCCGGTGGACATCATCAACAGGTCGCGCACGCGCATCGACTGCAGGTTCTTTGACGGCTTGGCCGGGGCGTCGTCCGGGAAGAACTTCAGCACCGGATCGTCGATGCTGAGCTTGCCCTCGGCGACCGCAAGGCCGACCGCTGTCGAAGTAAAGCTCTTGCTGAGCGAGTGCATGACGTGCGGCGTTTCGGCGGTCTGCGGCTTCCACCAGGCCTCGGCGATTACCTTGCCGTGACGGACGAGCACGAAGCCGTGCATGGTATCGACGCCCGCATCGGCCGCTTCGATGTATGCGCGGATGGCCGCCGACGAAACGCCCTGCGATTCGGGCGTCGCCCGCGGCAACGGCCCGGCGGCAAACGCCGAGGCGGCGCACGCGAAGACAACAAGAAACAGTGCAGACCGATGAGCGAGACGGTTGAGCGGGTTCATGATGGTTGTGAGATTACCCGAAGGGACTGCGAATGTTGGAGAGTTTTCATGACGACACCGTCAGTGACTCGGGCTTCCAGCCCATGCTGGCGACCTTGAAGTCGAAGGACGGTCGTAGGCGAAACCATCCACTCCCGCACAACGCGCACGGGCTGGAAGCCCGTGTCACTGACTGAGCCGCTGAAGTGCGAGCGTCCGTGTTCAGATCTGATGTGAACCGCGACCACTTGCCGCGTCGTCCAGAGGTAGGCCGCATCCATTGCAACCAGCGGAGGCGTTATGCGCAGAGCACGAACCATCGGGCGGACATCGGTGGAAACCTTGGAACGCCGGGCGCTTTTTGCGGCGACTCCGGGGGGCGGAGGCGGCCTCGATCCCTCGTTTGGCAACGGCGGGCAGCTGGTCGTCAATGTCGCCACGCAAAGCGATGCTGCGATTGACCAGGTTGCGCTGGACGATGGCTCTTCCTTGCTGCTGGGGCAGCACTTCCCTTCGCCGCAGTCGTCGGTGTTCAGCACGGTCAGCCGTGTCACGTCGGCAGGGGCGCTCGATCCCGCTTTTGGAGTGGGCGGCGTCGCCGAGCTGTCACAGCCCGGTGGGATGTCGATGGTCGTGACCCCCGCGGGACAAATCGTCGTCGCTGGCGCGACGCTCGGCGCGGGCACGCCGTCGGCCGACGGCCCTGAAGATTTACTGCTGCAACGACTGAACGCCGACGGCTCGGTGGACACCACGTTCGGCACCGGCGGCATAACAACCACCGACACGGCCCATCGGCAGGACGCCGCCGTCAAACTACTGCAACAGGCCGACGGCAAGCTGGTCGTCGTCGGGTACGAACAGAAAGCGTTCCTGTCGCGGGTGCAGCAGTCGCCGCACATCATCGTCACCCGTTACGACGCTGACGGGCATCTTGACGGCACGTTCGGCACGAACGGCGTCGTCGTCACCGACCTGCCCAGGTTCGACATCGAGCGGGCGGCATCCGCCGCGCTCCAGGCCGACGGCAAGATCGTCGTGGTCGGCACCGCCGCCGAGCGCGAGGCCGGGTTCAACGTCGAAGCCTCGCCGGCGCGCATCCTTGTCCTGCGATACAACGCCAACGGCACGCTCGACAACACCTTCAGCAAGGACGGCGTGGCGGTCAGCCGCCGGCGGGGGGCGGCCAGCGATGTGCGGGTCGAAGCCAATCGTATTCTCGTCAGCGCCAGCCGAACCGTGGCCGGCGGGCGGGTGGCATCGGTGCTGGCGTTCAAGCTCAACGGCGCGGTCAGCGCCGGATTCGGTGCCAACGGCGTCGCGACAGCGGACTATCGGAAACTGCTCGGCACCGCAGCCCGCAACGACACCGCCGACCGTCTGGCGATCGACAGCACCGGAAAGATCGTCCTCGCCGGGCGCGCCGGCACCGACGCAATCGGCGTCGCCCGCCTCACTGCCAAAGGCCGGGCCGACCCGTCGTTCGGGACCAGGGGAAAGTCGGTCACGGTGTTCACGGCCGTTAACAACGTAACGATGGCCGTCCAGATCGACGACAAAATCCTGACTGCGTCAGGGGGCACCGACATTACAATCGCCCGACTACTGGCCGTGGCCGGTGACTGACCCGATCGCCTGGAGACGACGATGACCCGTGGCCCGGTCCGGATGCTGATTCTCATCGTCTGCTGTGTGCCCGCCATCAGCACGGCCGGTGCCGCGCCGGCCACACGGCCCGCCGCACCGGCGAAGATCCTCTTCGACACCGACATGGACAGCGACTGCGATGACGTGGGCGCGCTCGCGATGCTGCACGCGCTGGCCGACCTGGGTGAGGCAGAGATTCTCGCGACGGTGGTCTCGGCGAAAAACCCCTGGTCGGCGCCGTGCGTCGACGCCATCAACACTTGGTACGGCCGGCCGGATCTGCCCATCGGCAGGCCGAAGCAGCCGAACGCGGTCAACTCTTCGTCCAAGTACGCCCGGCAGATTGCGGAGGAGTACCAGCACGATCTGAAGTCGGGCGCCGACGCCCCGGACGCTGTGCGCGTTTATGTCGATGTGCTTTCGAAACAGCCGGAGCGGAGCGTCGTCATCCTGACCGTGGGCGATCTAACCAACATTGCGGCGCTGCTCAGTCTGCCGGCCGATGGCGATCGGCCGAGCGGGATCGACCTCGTGAAGTCCAAGGTCAAAGTCTGGGTCTGCATGGGCGGCAACTTCATCGGTCGGCCGGCGAAGGACGACATGAAGCTGGGGAACAACAACTTCTCGCTCGACGCGGCGTCGTCGCTGTACGCCATCACGCACTGGCCGGTGGAGCTGACGTTTGTCGGTCGGGAGATCGGCTCGGTCCCGAGCGGGCTGAAAGCCGGCGCAAAACTCGCCGCCTTGCCGAAAGATCACCCCGTACGACGGGGGTATGAACTGTACTTCGGCGGGGCTCCGAAAGACCGTCACATTGCCGACCAAACCGCCGTGCTGTACGCGGTGCGCGGCCTGCGCGACTACTGGGACATCGAAGCCAACGGCACCATGGACCTTCAGCCGGATATGACATTCACGTGGCAGCCAGGCGGCGGGAAGCAAAGCTACCTTCTGAAACGGAAGCCCGACGGGAAGCCCAACGACCGGGCGATCGAGCAGGCGGTCGAGCAGTTGATGATGCATCCGCGACGAGGGCCAGTGCCGCAGTGATGGCGTGGTGCGGGGGCTGGAAGGGCCGCCGCCCGAGCGGCAACCGCTTTCAAAACAAACTTTCCGATGACTCCGGGCCGATGAGACGGTATCGTTAGCCCGTTTGGCCGGCTGTTCGACCAAATCTGCTTGCCTCCTGGAATCGACCACCGTAGTGGGAGTTCGTCTATGCTGAAACGTCACGCGACCGGGTCGTTGTTCCTGGTCCCTTCGTGCCTGCTGCTGGTATTGGGACTGGTTGCGACCGCACTGGCCGAGCCGGCTACGAAGCCGGTCGGGAAGAAGATGCCGACGCCGGAAAAGCCCACGCCGGATAAGTCGGACCCGACCAAGCCCGCGACGCAGCCCGACAACAGCAAGAGCGACTTCCCCTCGCCGGCCGAGCTGATGAAACAG is part of the Humisphaera borealis genome and encodes:
- a CDS encoding serine hydrolase domain-containing protein: MNPLNRLAHRSALFLVVFACAASAFAAGPLPRATPESQGVSSAAIRAYIEAADAGVDTMHGFVLVRHGKVIAEAWWKPQTAETPHVMHSLSKSFTSTAVGLAVAEGKLSIDDPVLKFFPDDAPAKPSKNLQSMRVRDLLMMSTGHQTEPKFTADEPWVKTFLNHPVEFKPGTHFLYNSPGTYMCSAIVQKVTGQTVLEYLKPRLFEPLGIANPTWLSSPQGVSTGGWGLMIRTEDVAKFGQLYLQKGKWEGKQLVPEKWVEMATARQTSNGSDPTRDWDQGYGFQFWRCRHGAFRGDGAFGQFCVVMPEQDAVVAITADTKDMQAELNVVWDKLLPAFGKEPLPENPEEQAKLKDLIAKLAVREGHKDNVLRLPGTPATQPAK
- a CDS encoding calcium-binding protein, giving the protein MSYRTIESLETRRLLSAVLATLDPSTNTLNVLGSEVADVIRISQTSGTLVVTEKVGAVSNVVYQGLASGIGRVSVDAKGGADTILAVRGNVVPVVPMTLHGGDGQDTLQGGNGGDALFGDGDNDVLYFSGGADTYNGGAGVDAANFGVSLNSLFVSADGVADDGLVGLSIKSNVMPDVEDLIGGRGPDTLKSSPSASRTTLNGLEGDDTLIGADGVDFLIGLTGNDTLKGNGANDFLYGGDGNDTLLGGEGDDQLYGGAANDTLDGNGGQNRLWGDGGVDQLTGITGEDLLDGGGGNDVLAVTFNLSSFVRNRGRSVAGAGAYANSSTGIDKLNLKLDVGRFITDGVRPIVEKIQTVTKPLQPLVDFYERQIPVIQIFDSSQTFGKVLDSKSLLDGKLNIFVKAIKLVNGLNFDSLTGALDLGAYNVTYSGVTRLGGDPFKNSFIADLVNKLEGAGLAFPIFQDSTNAAKMVLGQNIDLVTYTLPPIGATFAEFQIAKANFQIGPVPVTAAIYGMAGFSASGTVGFDLTGIRSGNLVDGFYVSSTTSASVWIGVSATAGIGFNYDVAKASVGVFGGIKGTLTMSINDPNHDGKVRLSEFNASKPFTFSAGIGYSFGLYADWKILWWGGHAEHTIASGTFALV
- a CDS encoding nucleoside hydrolase, translating into MTRGPVRMLILIVCCVPAISTAGAAPATRPAAPAKILFDTDMDSDCDDVGALAMLHALADLGEAEILATVVSAKNPWSAPCVDAINTWYGRPDLPIGRPKQPNAVNSSSKYARQIAEEYQHDLKSGADAPDAVRVYVDVLSKQPERSVVILTVGDLTNIAALLSLPADGDRPSGIDLVKSKVKVWVCMGGNFIGRPAKDDMKLGNNNFSLDAASSLYAITHWPVELTFVGREIGSVPSGLKAGAKLAALPKDHPVRRGYELYFGGAPKDRHIADQTAVLYAVRGLRDYWDIEANGTMDLQPDMTFTWQPGGGKQSYLLKRKPDGKPNDRAIEQAVEQLMMHPRRGPVPQ